One window of Luteolibacter sp. Y139 genomic DNA carries:
- a CDS encoding ferritin-like domain-containing protein, with product MTPNQQTQSTSLSPLSGRRTFLRRLGMLGVGGASLATAPMAFADPKPTAFNKKARTDAAVLNFALNLEYLEAEYYLRGTTGQGLEGAVIGTDGAGTEGNVIVKANPKVAFTTPAVEQYANEIATDEANHVRFLREVLGASKYDQVARPQIDLQNSFLALGNLIGVPNFDPFANEVNFLLGAFIFEDVGVTAYKGASPLITNKTYLEAAAGILGVEAYHAGSIRTLLYGLGTTAQNLANAISDVRASLDNQPAGAPKLDQGIRVNSVANIVPADGNSIAFSRSTRQVLNIVYGAPDATAGLFFPNGLNGAIA from the coding sequence ATGACTCCAAACCAACAAACCCAATCCACCTCCCTCTCACCTCTCTCCGGACGCCGGACCTTCCTCCGCCGCCTCGGCATGCTTGGCGTCGGCGGCGCATCCCTCGCGACTGCTCCCATGGCATTCGCCGATCCCAAGCCCACCGCCTTCAACAAGAAAGCCCGCACCGACGCCGCGGTCCTGAACTTCGCCCTCAATCTCGAATACCTCGAGGCCGAATACTACCTCCGTGGCACCACCGGCCAAGGCCTCGAAGGCGCCGTCATCGGCACCGATGGCGCCGGCACCGAAGGCAATGTCATCGTCAAGGCGAACCCGAAGGTCGCCTTCACCACACCCGCCGTCGAACAATACGCCAACGAGATCGCCACCGATGAAGCCAATCACGTCCGCTTCCTCCGCGAAGTACTAGGAGCATCGAAGTATGACCAGGTCGCCCGTCCCCAGATCGATCTCCAGAACAGCTTCCTCGCACTCGGAAACCTCATCGGCGTCCCGAACTTCGACCCCTTCGCCAATGAAGTGAACTTCCTCCTCGGCGCCTTCATCTTCGAGGACGTCGGCGTCACCGCCTACAAGGGCGCCAGCCCCCTCATCACGAACAAGACCTACCTCGAAGCCGCCGCCGGCATCCTCGGCGTCGAAGCCTACCACGCCGGCTCCATCCGCACCCTCCTCTACGGCCTCGGCACCACCGCACAGAACCTCGCCAACGCCATCTCCGACGTCCGCGCCTCGCTCGATAACCAACCCGCCGGCGCACCCAAGCTCGACCAAGGCATCCGCGTCAACAGCGTCGCGAACATCGTCCCCGCCGACGGCAACTCCATCGCCTTCAGCCGTTCCACCCGCCAGGTCCTCAATATCGTCTACGGCGCACCCGACGCCACCGCCGGCCTCTTCTTCCCGAACGGCCTCAATGGCGCCATCGCCTGA
- a CDS encoding GH92 family glycosyl hydrolase, producing the protein MIRHLGSLALVLFGAFTGGVRAEDGPADLVNPLLGTATIWEKSDVGFTPTHRTWGAEVFPGSSLPNAMVQLSPVTQFHSGSGYQYEDTVIQAFTHTCKGHWNLCNVPFLPVTGEVKPKDYGSPYSHKNESAKPGYYQVYLERYGVNVELTSTLRCGYHKYTFKEGEAKKLLVDLSMANERVRERQLTQDGERAFTGYQQTGERIYFYARTNHRITAMESVRMDEKEVTVLQFENEAKPLEIQVGFSYVSVEGAKQNLEKEIGESGFNEVRERATSTWNELLSKIKVTGGTDRQKGLFYSCLYRSFLWPALRSDVNGDFPAGRGAVANKGFHYYTDPSLWDDYRNKLVLLGMLSPKVANDVISSMIQRGQRFGFMPTFFHGDHAAPFIAGSYLRGLRDYDVKEAYRLLLRNATVEGGPRPFIKEYAEKGYIADNDIAKPEVGTKDKAGVTKTLEYAYDDYSLALLAKELGDEPNRAMLTGRTGSFKNVFDASTGFMRGKLADGSWVKNFDPQYPYYEYMYREANAWQSAFFAPHDVAGLIGLYPGKEAFEKKLDELFTIPWNGMEAYNISGFIGQYCHGNQPDHSYPHLYTFIGKPEKSQAIIDQCLDRFYDMGKDKLSYAGMDDAGEMSSWYVFNALGLYTFSPADPEYLVSVPIFDKVEFKIGDSPAFTIRREGKGRKLTGVSYDSRKVEGHFISHEELKKGKELVIETGE; encoded by the coding sequence ATGATCCGTCATCTTGGTTCTCTCGCGTTGGTTCTGTTTGGGGCGTTCACTGGCGGGGTGCGCGCGGAGGATGGGCCGGCGGATCTGGTGAATCCGCTGCTGGGGACGGCGACGATTTGGGAGAAGAGCGATGTGGGGTTTACGCCGACGCACCGGACCTGGGGGGCGGAGGTGTTTCCGGGGTCATCGCTGCCGAATGCGATGGTGCAGCTGAGTCCGGTGACGCAGTTTCACAGTGGGTCGGGGTATCAGTATGAGGACACGGTGATCCAGGCCTTCACGCATACTTGCAAGGGGCACTGGAATCTCTGCAACGTGCCCTTCCTGCCGGTGACGGGTGAGGTGAAGCCGAAGGACTATGGCTCGCCGTATAGCCACAAGAATGAGTCGGCGAAGCCGGGATACTATCAGGTGTATCTGGAGCGCTATGGGGTGAATGTGGAGCTGACGTCGACGCTGCGCTGTGGCTATCACAAGTACACCTTCAAGGAGGGTGAGGCGAAGAAGCTGCTGGTGGATCTGTCGATGGCGAATGAGCGGGTGCGCGAGCGGCAGTTGACGCAGGATGGGGAGCGGGCTTTCACGGGGTATCAGCAGACGGGGGAGCGGATCTATTTCTATGCGAGGACGAACCATCGGATCACGGCGATGGAGAGCGTGAGGATGGATGAGAAGGAGGTGACGGTGCTGCAGTTCGAGAATGAGGCGAAGCCGCTGGAGATCCAGGTGGGCTTCTCGTATGTGAGCGTGGAGGGTGCGAAGCAGAACCTGGAGAAGGAGATCGGGGAGAGTGGCTTCAATGAGGTGCGGGAGCGGGCGACGTCGACGTGGAATGAGTTGCTGTCGAAGATCAAGGTGACGGGTGGGACGGATCGTCAGAAGGGGCTTTTTTATTCGTGCCTGTATCGGTCGTTCCTGTGGCCGGCGCTGCGGAGTGATGTGAACGGGGATTTCCCGGCGGGGCGCGGGGCGGTGGCGAACAAGGGCTTCCACTATTATACGGATCCGTCGCTGTGGGATGACTACCGGAACAAGCTGGTGCTGCTGGGGATGCTATCGCCGAAGGTGGCGAATGATGTGATCAGCTCGATGATCCAGCGTGGCCAGAGGTTTGGCTTCATGCCGACGTTTTTCCACGGGGATCATGCAGCGCCTTTCATCGCGGGCTCGTATCTGCGGGGGCTGCGGGATTATGATGTGAAGGAGGCGTATCGGCTGCTGCTGCGGAATGCGACGGTGGAGGGCGGGCCGCGGCCTTTCATCAAGGAGTATGCGGAGAAGGGGTACATCGCGGACAACGATATCGCGAAGCCGGAGGTGGGGACGAAGGACAAGGCGGGGGTGACGAAGACGCTGGAGTATGCGTATGATGATTATTCGTTGGCGCTGCTGGCGAAGGAGCTGGGCGATGAGCCGAACCGGGCGATGCTGACGGGGCGGACGGGGAGCTTTAAGAATGTGTTCGATGCTTCGACGGGCTTCATGCGGGGGAAGCTGGCGGATGGGAGCTGGGTGAAGAATTTCGATCCGCAGTATCCTTACTATGAATACATGTACCGTGAGGCGAATGCCTGGCAGTCGGCATTCTTCGCGCCGCATGATGTGGCGGGATTGATCGGGCTGTATCCGGGCAAGGAGGCGTTTGAGAAGAAGCTGGATGAGCTTTTCACGATCCCTTGGAACGGGATGGAGGCTTATAATATCTCGGGCTTCATCGGGCAGTATTGCCATGGGAACCAGCCGGATCATAGTTACCCGCACCTCTATACTTTCATCGGGAAGCCGGAGAAGTCGCAGGCGATCATCGATCAGTGCCTGGATCGTTTTTATGACATGGGGAAGGACAAGCTGTCGTATGCGGGGATGGACGATGCGGGGGAGATGTCGTCGTGGTATGTGTTCAATGCGCTGGGGCTGTATACGTTCTCACCGGCGGATCCGGAGTATCTGGTGAGCGTGCCGATCTTCGACAAGGTGGAGTTCAAGATCGGGGACTCGCCGGCGTTTACGATCCGGAGGGAGGGGAAGGGGAGGAAGCTGACGGGGGTGAGCTATGATTCACGGAAGGTGGAGGGGCATTTTATTTCGCATGAGGAGTTGAAGAAGGGGAAGGAGCTGGTGATTGAGACGGGGGAGTGA
- a CDS encoding barstar family protein — protein sequence MSDDEWPFDQGRDVVTMTSRGVMRGGEAITHAYHDESDHGWQFYSASGAVMAEAMIVAMEEIVKRDGSVREIADLPPGWMAVRTGPGAPWVRTLQYADAPVVRVDWSLLTGVGDFYDAVLVQCDAPSWHGRNLDALRDAWVTGGINGKGPPYAFEFLGMEVTREELLEFRDAVVGIAEESMEENGGRWVRGDPCGK from the coding sequence ATGAGTGACGATGAGTGGCCATTCGATCAGGGGCGGGATGTGGTGACGATGACTTCGCGGGGGGTGATGCGTGGAGGGGAGGCGATCACGCATGCGTATCACGATGAGTCGGATCATGGGTGGCAGTTTTATTCGGCATCGGGCGCGGTGATGGCGGAGGCGATGATCGTAGCGATGGAGGAGATCGTGAAGCGGGATGGGAGCGTGCGGGAGATCGCGGATCTGCCGCCGGGGTGGATGGCGGTGCGGACGGGGCCGGGTGCGCCGTGGGTGCGGACGCTGCAGTATGCGGATGCGCCGGTGGTGAGGGTGGATTGGAGTCTTCTAACAGGTGTGGGCGATTTTTACGATGCGGTGCTGGTGCAGTGTGATGCGCCCTCATGGCATGGGCGGAATTTGGATGCGCTGAGGGATGCGTGGGTGACGGGCGGGATCAATGGGAAGGGGCCGCCGTATGCGTTCGAGTTTCTGGGGATGGAGGTGACGCGGGAGGAATTGTTAGAGTTTCGAGATGCGGTGGTGGGGATCGCGGAGGAATCGATGGAGGAAAATGGGGGGCGGTGGGTGCGTGGGGATCCTTGCGGGAAATGA
- a CDS encoding LssY C-terminal domain-containing protein, with protein MTPRRLITLAALLLIAWLLIAYLALPHWWHHHEEKLHPALENAPTLTTTPEGIPGDPLNLLIIATETELAAALLDAGWHPADPVTLKTSLRIAGDAVLGRAYADAPVSPLLLFGRHQDLAFEKPHGTSPRERHHVRFWKAPQTDTLGRTAWWGAATFDRSVGLSHDTGEITHHISPDIDPERDLILTDLKSNSFPTVTYRQAFQPNPTGKNGGGDPWQTDRQLGIALRHPEAE; from the coding sequence ATGACCCCGCGCCGCCTCATCACCCTCGCCGCGCTCCTCCTCATCGCCTGGCTCCTCATCGCCTACCTCGCCCTCCCGCACTGGTGGCATCATCACGAGGAAAAACTCCACCCCGCCCTCGAAAACGCACCCACCCTCACCACCACCCCCGAAGGCATCCCCGGCGATCCCCTCAATCTCCTCATCATCGCCACCGAGACCGAACTCGCCGCCGCCCTGTTAGACGCCGGCTGGCACCCCGCCGACCCCGTCACCCTCAAGACCAGCCTCCGCATCGCCGGCGACGCCGTCCTCGGCCGCGCCTACGCCGATGCCCCCGTCAGCCCGCTCCTCCTCTTCGGCCGCCATCAGGACCTCGCCTTCGAGAAACCCCACGGCACCAGCCCCCGCGAACGCCACCACGTCCGCTTCTGGAAGGCCCCCCAGACCGACACCCTCGGCCGCACCGCCTGGTGGGGTGCCGCCACCTTCGACCGCAGCGTCGGCCTCAGCCACGATACCGGCGAGATCACCCATCACATCTCCCCCGACATCGACCCCGAGCGCGACCTCATCCTCACCGACCTCAAATCTAACAGCTTCCCCACCGTCACCTACCGCCAAGCCTTCCAACCCAACCCCACCGGCAAAAACGGCGGCGGCGATCCCTGGCAAACCGACCGCCAACTCGGCATCGCCCTCCGCCATCCCGAAGCCGAATAG
- a CDS encoding Cof-type HAD-IIB family hydrolase — MTNNTTTLRLAAIDLDGTLLGPDHHISPENHAAIDRLARAGLEIVLATGRHHRSTAPYARQLPQVRWIVSSQGAEVATADRTAIVASNFLRPAHLHTLIHAAHQRRETFTPIYYTADEVFTVTPPNDHVYDYALVSGRMPARITPDQLLPMQVQKVIWLGDPAPIASLRTDPTLTTLHQQLQGVQTMDHLYEFMPLETTKAWGLRILTQNLRITPQEVVAFGDAENDIPMFHWAGLSYAMPHGWPNALTSATRTAPAGPPHTAFARAVDQLLS, encoded by the coding sequence ATGACAAACAACACCACCACCCTCCGCCTCGCCGCCATCGACCTCGATGGCACCCTCCTCGGCCCCGACCACCACATCTCCCCCGAGAACCACGCTGCCATCGACCGCCTCGCCCGCGCCGGGCTTGAGATCGTCCTCGCCACCGGCCGCCACCACCGCTCCACCGCACCCTACGCCCGCCAGCTCCCCCAAGTCCGCTGGATCGTCTCCTCCCAAGGCGCCGAAGTCGCCACCGCCGACCGCACCGCCATCGTCGCCAGCAATTTCCTCCGCCCCGCCCACCTCCACACCCTCATCCACGCCGCCCACCAGCGCCGCGAAACCTTCACCCCCATCTACTACACCGCCGACGAAGTCTTCACCGTCACCCCGCCGAACGACCACGTCTACGACTACGCCCTCGTCTCCGGCCGCATGCCCGCCCGCATCACCCCCGACCAACTCCTCCCCATGCAAGTCCAGAAAGTCATCTGGCTCGGCGACCCCGCACCCATCGCCTCCCTCCGCACCGATCCCACCCTCACCACCCTCCACCAGCAACTCCAGGGCGTCCAAACCATGGACCACCTCTACGAATTCATGCCCCTCGAAACCACCAAGGCCTGGGGCCTCCGGATCCTCACCCAAAACCTCCGCATCACCCCCCAGGAAGTCGTAGCCTTCGGCGACGCCGAAAACGACATCCCCATGTTCCACTGGGCCGGCCTCTCCTACGCCATGCCCCACGGCTGGCCAAATGCCCTCACCAGCGCCACCCGCACCGCCCCCGCCGGCCCACCCCACACCGCCTTCGCCCGCGCCGTCGACCAACTACTATCCTAA